From a single Paraburkholderia sp. D15 genomic region:
- a CDS encoding MBL fold metallo-hydrolase, producing the protein MKPCVEAFHDPRTSTMTYVVYETDGSPCAVVDAVLDYEPHAGRLSTRSADRVIRFVTEHRLQVEWLLETHAHADHISAAAYLRGKLGGKIAIGEHIGAVQTVFERIFNLDPSAQAGPAPFDHLFVDGETFRVGAFEGRVMHVPGHTPADVAYVFDGMAFMGDTLFMPDVGTARCDFPGGDARKLYESIGKLLSLPPRTRLFACHDYPPEGRETRWEATVAEQRAANIHVRDGVTLEQFVAMRTARDATLGQPALIIPSIQLNIRAGVLPAAEGNGVRYLKLPLDAF; encoded by the coding sequence ATGAAGCCATGCGTTGAAGCCTTTCACGATCCACGGACGTCCACCATGACGTACGTGGTGTACGAAACCGACGGTTCGCCGTGCGCGGTCGTCGACGCGGTGCTCGACTACGAACCGCATGCTGGCCGTCTGTCGACCCGCTCGGCGGACCGGGTGATCCGCTTCGTCACCGAGCATCGGCTCCAGGTGGAATGGTTGCTGGAAACGCATGCGCATGCGGATCACATCTCGGCGGCGGCGTATCTGCGCGGCAAGCTCGGCGGGAAGATCGCGATCGGCGAACATATCGGCGCGGTGCAGACGGTGTTCGAGCGGATCTTCAATCTCGATCCGTCCGCGCAGGCGGGGCCCGCGCCGTTCGATCATCTGTTCGTCGACGGGGAAACCTTTCGGGTCGGCGCGTTCGAAGGCCGCGTGATGCACGTGCCGGGCCACACGCCGGCCGACGTCGCGTATGTGTTCGACGGCATGGCGTTCATGGGCGACACCTTGTTCATGCCCGACGTCGGCACCGCGCGCTGCGATTTTCCGGGCGGCGATGCGCGCAAGCTGTACGAGTCGATCGGCAAGCTGCTGAGCCTGCCGCCGCGGACGCGGCTGTTCGCGTGCCACGACTATCCGCCCGAAGGCCGCGAGACGCGTTGGGAGGCCACGGTCGCCGAGCAGCGCGCGGCGAACATCCACGTACGCGACGGCGTGACGCTGGAGCAGTTCGTCGCGATGCGCACGGCGCGCGATGCGACGCTCGGTCAGCCGGCGCTGATCATCCCTTCGATCCAGCTGAATATCCGCGCGGGCGTGTTGCCGG